The Mycolicibacterium parafortuitum nucleotide sequence CCGACCACCGGCTGTGTCACGGCCGGATCGCCGTGCCGGGTCAACCGGACCCGCGCCCTGGTCACCGGGCGCTTGGCCAGCCGGGCCAGGCCGCCGATCTTGGCCTGCGCGTACTCGTCGGCCCCCGGGAACTCACCGTGGGTGGTGACCTCGACGTCGACGACGGGCGGTCCAGCGGCATTGCTCACACCTCAGTCGTACGCCGATTCGACCGACGATGTAAGGGGCTAAGGTCCTCCGGCCCCGGCCGGTCAGCTGTGGGTCACCAGCACCGGGCGTTGCGACCGGTGCACGGCGGCGACGGCCACGCTGCCCAGCAGCACCTCACGCGGTAGGGACCGGCCGCGAGATCCCACGGCCAGCACGGCGGCGCCGCGGGAGCCGGCGTAGTCGATCAGCGCGTCGGCGACCGCGCGCTCGCGCCACCTGCCGAGGCCGGCCGGTTCGTCGAGGCGGACCAGTTCCAGGTCTGTCGCCGCAGGGCTCACCGGGATGTCGGCGCCCTCGTCGCGGACCGCCACCAGGATCACCTCGCGGCTCGGGAACAGCCGGCGCACACGGTCGACGGCGGCGTCGGCGCCGGGCGAGCCGTCGTGGCCCACCACGACCGGCCCGGCCGCCAGCGCGGCGGCCTCGTCGGCCAGCAGCGGGTTCGGCACCACCAGCACCGGGACGGTCGCGTAGTGCACGACCATGTCGCTGACCGAACCGAGAAGCGCCTCGGCGCCACCCAGCCCGCGGTCACCGACCACGATGACGTCGGTGTCCAGTTTCTCGGCCAGCTGGGCCAGCCGCAGCCCTTCGGACCCGATCGTGCGCTTGACCATCGGCTCGGCGTCCCATTCGGCGGCCTTAGCCAGCGCGACGCCGGTCGCGGCGATGGCGTCGGCTTCGCGGGCGCCCTCCCGTTCGATGAGCTCCACCAATTCGTCGGCGCTGGCAGCGGCGGTGCGCAGCCTGCGCCGGAGTTTGGTGCTGGCGAACGGCGGCGTCCAGATGTGCGTGATCCAGGCATGGGCGTCCGGGAACAGCACGGCCGCCGCGTTGAGGGCCGCGCAGGCCGCCGGCGACCCGTCGTAGCCGACCATCACATTCGCCGGCATCCGCATTCCCCTTCACCGTCGGACCGCACCGCCGTCACCACTGACGACGGTAGGTTCAGCCCGGATACCCGGATAGGGTCCGAATACCCTTGCCGGTCCGTCCGGGCCGGGCAATTCCCTGGACACGGGGCGCATACTTATTGCGATGACTGGACCTGAGCACCAGCCCCGAAAACCCGTGATCCTGACCGTCGACGACGACCCCGCGGTCTCGCGCGCGGTGGCCCGCGACCTGCGCAGGCATTACGGCGAGAAGCACCGCATCGTGCGCGCCGAATCCGGCCCCGACGCGCTGGAGACCCTCAACGAACTCAAGCTGCGCGGCGAGACCGTCGCGGTGTTCGTCGCCGACTACCGGATGCCGCAGATGAGCGGCATCGAGTTCCTCGAAGCCGCGATGGACATCTTCCCGATGGCCCGCCGCGTGCTGCTCACCGCGTACGCCGACACGCACGCCGCGATCGACGCGATCAACGTGGTGGATCTGGACCACTACCTGCTCAAGCCGTGGGACCCGCCGGAGGAGAAGCTCTACCCGGTGATCGACGCGCTGCTGGAGGCGTGGCGGGCCACCGGTGACCGCGCGATCCCGCACACCAAGATCATCGGCCATCCGTGGAACGCGCGGTCGTCGGAGGTGCGCGAGTTCCTGGCCCGAAACCGCCTGTACTACACGTGGTTCCGCTCCGACGAACCCCGCGGAGCGCAGCTGCTGGAAGCCGCCGGGCTGGACGGGCTGACCCTGCCGGTGATCATCACCGAACAGGGTCAGACGCTGGTCGACCCGACCGACGCCGAACTCGGCGCGACGCTGGGCCTGACCACCACCCCGGCCGAGGATTTCTACGACCTGGTCGTGATCGGCGGTGGCCCGGCGGGGCTGGCCGCCGCGGTGTACGGCGCGTCCGAGGGCCTCAACACCGTGCTGATCGAACGCACCGCGACCGGCGGGCAGGCCGGCCAGAGTTCGCGCATCGAGAACTACCTCGGCTTCCCCGACGGTTTGTCCGGTGCGCAGCTCGCCGAGCGGGCCCGCAGGCAGGCCGAGAAGTTCTCCGCCGAGCTGATCACCGCCGCCGAGGTCACCAAACTGGAGGTCGACGGCGTCGCCCGGACCGTACACCTGTCCGACGGACGCACCATCGGCACCCGCGCGGTGATCCTCGCGATGGGTGTCGAGTACCGCCAGCTGCCCGCGGAGGGCTGCGCGGACCTGACCGGGGCCGGGGTGTATTACGGCGCCACCGCGTCGGTGGCGGCCGACTGCGAGAACGACGAGGTCTATGTCGTCGGTGGCGCGAACTCCGCGGGCCAGGCCGCGATGTTCCTGTCCCGCACCGCCAAATCGGTCACCATCGTCAGCAGGCGCACCCTTGAGGAGTCGATGTCGCACTACCTGATCCAGCAGATCAGGGCGACCGAGAACATCAAGGAACTGCCCAACACCGTGGTGCACGCGGTCAAGGGCGATGGGCACCTCGAGGGCATCTGCCTGGAGAACACGAACACCGGTGAGCGCGAGGAGTTCCGGTGCGGGCGGATGTTCATCTTCATCGGCGCCGAGCCGCGCACCGACTGGCTCGACGGCGTGGTGGTGCGCGACGACCACGGGTTCATCCTGGCCGGGCCGGATCTGCGCGACGTCAGCGGCTGGACGCTGGACCGCCCACCACACCATCTGGAAACCAGCGTCCCCGGCGTGTTCGTGGCCGGCGACGTACGCGCCGAATCGGCCAAGCGGGTCGCCGCCGCCGTCGGCGAGGGATCCATGGCCGTGATGCTCGTCCACCGGTACCTGGCCGAGACGTAGCCGCCCGTGTCGACGTGTGATCTGGCAGAGCTGCGCGGACTGTTCCTGTTCGAGGGACTCACCGACGCCCAGCTGGCCAGGTTGTGCGCCGACGCCCGGATCGAGACGTTCCCGGCCGGCCGGCTGTGCCGCGAAGGCGACCCCGCGGAGCACTTCTACGTGCTGCTCGACGGCGAGATCGCGCTGTCGAAACGCTCCGGCGACCGCGATATCGACATCTGGCGCGCGTCCGACCCGGGGGTCTACTGCGGGGCGTGGTCAGCGTTCCTGCGCGACCCGGACGTGCGATACGAGAACAGCGCGAGCCTGACCCGGCCGTCGCGGCTGCTCGTGCTCGACGCCAAGATCCTCGGCGATTTTTTGGCCGCCGAGTTCCCGATGGCCACCCACCTGCTGGTAGGGCACTCGCACGGCCGCTTCCACGCGCACCAGATCCTGGGCCCGCACGACCGGCTGGTGCAGCTCGGCAAACTGACCGCCGGCCTGACCCACGAACTGAACAATCCGGCGGCCGCCGCGGTGCGGGCCGCGAACGCGCTGCGGACCCAGATCGCCGGCATGCGGCACCGGCGCGCGGAACTGCCCGCGCACGAGCTCTCGCCGGCGGCGATGGCCTCGCTGGTGGAACTGCAGGACCGGATCGCCGAGATCGCGGGCAAACAGAAGGCGCTGACACCGGTCGAGAAGTCCGACCTCGAAGAGGCGCTGGGCCTGTGGCTGGACAGCCGCGGGGTCACCGATGCGTGGGAGCATGCCGCGACGTTCGCCGAAGCGGGCCTTGACGTGGATTGGATGGAACGCATCTCGGCCTCGCGGTGCTGCGAATCCGCCGCCGGCCTCGACCCGGTGATCCGCTG carries:
- a CDS encoding universal stress protein, giving the protein MPANVMVGYDGSPAACAALNAAAVLFPDAHAWITHIWTPPFASTKLRRRLRTAAASADELVELIEREGAREADAIAATGVALAKAAEWDAEPMVKRTIGSEGLRLAQLAEKLDTDVIVVGDRGLGGAEALLGSVSDMVVHYATVPVLVVPNPLLADEAAALAAGPVVVGHDGSPGADAAVDRVRRLFPSREVILVAVRDEGADIPVSPAATDLELVRLDEPAGLGRWRERAVADALIDYAGSRGAAVLAVGSRGRSLPREVLLGSVAVAAVHRSQRPVLVTHS
- a CDS encoding ATP-binding protein: MSTCDLAELRGLFLFEGLTDAQLARLCADARIETFPAGRLCREGDPAEHFYVLLDGEIALSKRSGDRDIDIWRASDPGVYCGAWSAFLRDPDVRYENSASLTRPSRLLVLDAKILGDFLAAEFPMATHLLVGHSHGRFHAHQILGPHDRLVQLGKLTAGLTHELNNPAAAAVRAANALRTQIAGMRHRRAELPAHELSPAAMASLVELQDRIAEIAGKQKALTPVEKSDLEEALGLWLDSRGVTDAWEHAATFAEAGLDVDWMERISASRCCESAAGLDPVIRWLATTAETELLLTELTDSTTRISTLIEQTKQYSQLDRAAFDVADVHDLLDSTLTMFAHRLDGVAVVRDFDRGLPALPCYPAELNQVWTNLIENALDALTGHPGHRSPVLTLHTRRELDMVRVEVRDNGGGIPGDLMERVFDPFFTTKPFGNGAGLGLDIAARIVDRHGGSLWAESNRGDTRFITSLPLATSGSVAASQEGPSDG
- a CDS encoding FAD-dependent oxidoreductase; translation: MTGPEHQPRKPVILTVDDDPAVSRAVARDLRRHYGEKHRIVRAESGPDALETLNELKLRGETVAVFVADYRMPQMSGIEFLEAAMDIFPMARRVLLTAYADTHAAIDAINVVDLDHYLLKPWDPPEEKLYPVIDALLEAWRATGDRAIPHTKIIGHPWNARSSEVREFLARNRLYYTWFRSDEPRGAQLLEAAGLDGLTLPVIITEQGQTLVDPTDAELGATLGLTTTPAEDFYDLVVIGGGPAGLAAAVYGASEGLNTVLIERTATGGQAGQSSRIENYLGFPDGLSGAQLAERARRQAEKFSAELITAAEVTKLEVDGVARTVHLSDGRTIGTRAVILAMGVEYRQLPAEGCADLTGAGVYYGATASVAADCENDEVYVVGGANSAGQAAMFLSRTAKSVTIVSRRTLEESMSHYLIQQIRATENIKELPNTVVHAVKGDGHLEGICLENTNTGEREEFRCGRMFIFIGAEPRTDWLDGVVVRDDHGFILAGPDLRDVSGWTLDRPPHHLETSVPGVFVAGDVRAESAKRVAAAVGEGSMAVMLVHRYLAET